Proteins encoded in a region of the Streptomyces sp. NBC_00310 genome:
- a CDS encoding alpha/beta hydrolase codes for MRRRRLLPLLAVSVTATLAPALATSTATAAPSASPSAVSRSTASSSAAEGALDRYVKQKPKWKRCDADAPAKFQCATIKVPLDYRAPGGKRIDLAISRLKSTAPDKRHGVLFSNPGGPGGSGLYMPLGIQEMLPKATQRKYDLIGFDPRGVGRSSPVSCGLKPKEEDWLRPYKKATFAKDVAWARGVANKCEKKAGATLRHITTRNTARDMDLIRAILGEKKISYLGYSYGTYLGAVYTQLFPGRADRFVLDSAVEPARAWRGMIQWWAEGAEPAFDRWTEWAAARSATYGLGDTPKKVDRTFWDLVARAEKKPIEVEGQPTTGDDIRIGMRGAVFSPEYASEAMVELKKAAAGKPASAKKLAVFAGSAGTGTAGAAGGGAEVPSDNSMASFWAVVCGDNSAAWSRDPESYRRDAIADKRRYPLFGDFASSIKPCAFWDKSVEPATRVNNKVGSLVVQNEWDSQTPLPSGQALHADLKGSKMVTVLGGEGHGVYPNGNACSDGAVNGYLLAGKLPAKDVTCEATTGSNAEARENQKRDMLPGSPLPERAPGRF; via the coding sequence GTGCGCAGACGACGTCTCCTGCCCCTGTTAGCCGTGAGTGTCACGGCAACGCTGGCTCCCGCACTCGCCACCTCGACGGCCACCGCCGCTCCGTCGGCCTCCCCGTCGGCCGTCTCCCGCTCGACCGCCTCCTCGTCCGCCGCCGAGGGCGCGCTGGACCGGTATGTGAAGCAGAAGCCGAAGTGGAAGCGGTGCGACGCCGACGCTCCCGCGAAGTTCCAGTGCGCCACCATCAAGGTCCCGCTGGACTACCGGGCCCCCGGCGGCAAGCGGATCGACCTGGCCATATCCCGGCTCAAGAGCACCGCGCCCGACAAGCGCCACGGTGTCCTGTTCTCCAACCCCGGTGGCCCCGGGGGCTCGGGGCTCTACATGCCGCTGGGGATCCAGGAGATGCTCCCCAAAGCCACACAGCGGAAGTACGACCTCATCGGCTTCGACCCGCGCGGTGTGGGACGGAGCAGCCCGGTCTCCTGCGGTCTGAAGCCGAAGGAGGAGGACTGGCTGCGGCCCTACAAGAAGGCGACGTTCGCCAAGGACGTCGCCTGGGCACGCGGCGTCGCGAACAAGTGCGAGAAGAAAGCGGGCGCCACGCTCCGGCACATCACCACGCGCAACACCGCGCGTGACATGGATCTGATCCGGGCGATCCTCGGTGAGAAGAAGATCTCGTACCTGGGTTACTCGTACGGCACCTACCTCGGCGCCGTCTACACCCAGCTCTTCCCGGGCCGGGCCGACCGGTTCGTGCTGGACAGCGCGGTCGAACCGGCGCGGGCCTGGCGAGGGATGATCCAGTGGTGGGCGGAGGGTGCCGAGCCCGCGTTCGACCGGTGGACCGAGTGGGCCGCCGCGCGTTCGGCGACCTACGGCCTCGGTGACACCCCGAAGAAGGTCGACCGGACCTTCTGGGACCTGGTCGCGCGGGCCGAGAAGAAGCCCATCGAGGTGGAGGGGCAGCCGACCACCGGTGATGACATCCGGATCGGTATGCGCGGGGCGGTCTTCAGCCCGGAGTACGCCTCCGAGGCAATGGTGGAGCTGAAGAAGGCCGCGGCCGGCAAGCCCGCCTCCGCGAAGAAGCTCGCGGTGTTCGCCGGCTCCGCGGGGACCGGGACGGCAGGCGCCGCCGGCGGTGGCGCCGAGGTGCCGTCCGACAACTCGATGGCGAGCTTCTGGGCCGTGGTGTGCGGCGACAACTCGGCCGCGTGGTCCCGCGATCCTGAGAGCTACCGACGGGATGCCATCGCGGACAAGCGCCGGTATCCCCTCTTCGGTGACTTCGCGTCCAGCATCAAACCCTGTGCGTTCTGGGACAAGTCCGTGGAACCGGCGACCAGGGTGAACAACAAGGTCGGCTCCCTGGTCGTCCAGAACGAGTGGGACTCGCAGACCCCGCTGCCCAGCGGTCAGGCCCTGCACGCCGACCTGAAGGGCTCGAAGATGGTCACCGTCCTCGGCGGCGAGGGCCACGGCGTCTACCCGAACGGCAACGCCTGCTCGGACGGCGCGGTCAACGGCTACCTGCTCGCCGGAAAGCTCCCGGCGAAGGACGTGACCTGCGAGGCGACGACCGGCTCGAACGCGGAGGCACGGGAGAACCAGAAGCGGGACATGCTCCCCGGTTCTCCGCTCCCGGAGCGTGCCCCGGGCCGTTTCTGA
- a CDS encoding DUF397 domain-containing protein: protein MEVAPGFPGLVPVRDSKNPDGPVLVINRSAWLSFIGAVRSES, encoded by the coding sequence ATCGAAGTAGCCCCCGGTTTCCCCGGACTCGTCCCCGTCCGTGACAGCAAGAACCCTGACGGCCCCGTACTGGTCATCAACCGCTCCGCCTGGCTCTCCTTCATAGGGGCCGTTCGGTCGGAGTCGTAA
- a CDS encoding helix-turn-helix domain-containing protein, whose product MTRRNAEGAGGTGSSVLFGEVLRHYREAALLTQEALAREIPCDRSQVAKIEAGTRVPSEQFAKRCDGVLDTGGVLARIWAKVDWYPAVQHPDWFERRVEMEAVAVGLRQYQERVVPGLLQTEDYARALFSRATSGDEVEERVRARMSRQPRFLSDDGPLYVVVLDESCLRTAVGSPDIMRDQCAHLLSVGRRPNIRIQVAPADLFGIFRPRQSMSLIELPDERWLYSESMDHSHFNNEPTAYARYSRTYDVLRADIPSARESAALISDVMEGYEHHGQVRAEHGDLDQEQPQRRQRRRLHRSSPRFPRTRPRP is encoded by the coding sequence ATGACGCGGCGGAACGCGGAGGGGGCCGGCGGGACCGGGAGTTCGGTGCTGTTCGGCGAGGTCCTGCGGCACTACCGCGAGGCGGCCCTGTTGACGCAGGAGGCGCTGGCGAGGGAGATCCCGTGCGACCGGTCGCAGGTGGCGAAGATCGAGGCGGGGACGAGGGTTCCGAGCGAGCAGTTCGCGAAGCGGTGCGACGGAGTGTTGGACACGGGTGGGGTGTTGGCCCGGATCTGGGCCAAGGTGGATTGGTATCCGGCCGTTCAGCATCCGGACTGGTTCGAGCGCCGGGTGGAGATGGAGGCAGTGGCGGTCGGTTTGCGGCAGTACCAAGAGCGTGTCGTCCCCGGCCTGTTGCAGACGGAGGACTACGCTCGTGCGCTCTTCTCCCGGGCCACCTCGGGCGACGAGGTGGAGGAGCGCGTCCGGGCCCGGATGAGCCGCCAGCCCCGCTTCCTGTCCGACGATGGCCCGCTGTACGTCGTGGTCCTGGACGAGAGTTGTCTCCGCACTGCGGTAGGGAGCCCGGACATCATGCGCGACCAGTGCGCGCACCTGTTGAGTGTCGGGCGGCGCCCCAACATCCGTATCCAGGTGGCTCCGGCCGACCTCTTCGGGATCTTCCGCCCCAGGCAGTCCATGTCCCTGATCGAGCTGCCCGACGAGCGGTGGCTCTACTCCGAATCGATGGACCACAGCCACTTCAACAACGAACCGACGGCTTACGCCCGTTATAGCCGAACCTATGATGTGCTCAGGGCCGACATCCCGTCAGCCCGCGAGTCCGCCGCCCTGATCAGCGACGTGATGGAGGGGTACGAGCATCATGGACAGGTACGAGCTGAGCACGGCGACCTGGATCAAGAGCAGCCACAGCGGCGACAACGGCGGCGACTGCATCGAAGTAGCCCCCGGTTTCCCCGGACTCGTCCCCGTCCGTGA
- a CDS encoding DUF7848 domain-containing protein → MRQRYESDLGRPPVPVPGCATCAGLAVRRDEARARYDGSAETDANVLLRHHQRREHAGAARPRRVFRYVPYVIAQDATAEPEYEARCVSGDETECGAESGVRSDPAAVEEWQRRHTQETRHPRYRRSFGDYSVLEPLEEVPL, encoded by the coding sequence GTGCGTCAGAGATACGAGAGTGATCTCGGTCGCCCGCCTGTTCCCGTGCCCGGCTGTGCGACGTGCGCCGGGTTGGCCGTACGGCGCGACGAGGCGCGGGCCCGGTACGACGGGAGCGCGGAGACCGACGCGAACGTGCTGCTGCGTCACCATCAGCGACGGGAGCACGCCGGAGCCGCCCGCCCGCGCCGTGTGTTCCGGTATGTGCCGTACGTCATCGCGCAGGACGCGACGGCGGAGCCGGAGTACGAGGCGCGGTGTGTGTCGGGCGACGAGACGGAGTGCGGCGCGGAGTCGGGCGTGCGGAGTGATCCGGCGGCCGTGGAGGAGTGGCAGCGCAGGCACACACAGGAGACGCGGCATCCGCGCTATCGGCGGAGCTTCGGGGACTACTCGGTGCTGGAGCCGCTGGAGGAGGTCCCGCTGTGA